CCATTCTTACTGCTTCCAAGACCTTTTTTATGTGCCATCGCTCTGCCTCATCGTGAGACCGCCGGAGCATCCGCTCCCGATCTCTGATCTCTCTTCTCTGATCTCTTACTTCTCAGCCTTGAAGCTCTTCCCATTCACCTGAATCTCGTTGATCTTCACCTCAACGAAACTCTGGCGGTGGCCCTGCAGCTTCTTGTACTGCTTCTTCCGCTTGTAGTGGAAGACCAGGATCTTCTCGCCGCGGCCTTCGCCCACGACCTCGGCCAGCACCTTCGCGCCGCCCAGCTCCTGCTCAAACTTGCCCTCTTCGCCGCTCACCGCCAGCACGTCCGAGAACTCGAGCGTCCCATTGTGCTCGCTCTTCTCAATCCTCAGCGTGTCGCCGGGAGCTACGCGGTACTGCTTGCCGCCGGTACGAATGACTGCGTACATAACTTCAACCTCTCGCGGGCCACGCACACGCGTCACCCAGAAAATCTCGCTCGATAAGCCTGTATCAGGAAGCGTTTGCCACGCCAGCTCCGGGCCGTGCTGCCAACCCTTCAGAATCTTCAGGTTGCGTCCACGCCGGAACAGCCTCAGCAGCCAGCCATCCCCTCAAAAGACAGGAAGCCCAGCCACTTCGCCGAACTTATTGAGTTTACCCCAGAATCCCGCCCGGAATCAACTGCCGCCCCGTCCCACCGCCGTCGCATGTCGCGGCTGATACATCCCCAACTCACCTCCGCCCGGCAGCGGCACACTCGTCACCGACCCCCACCGTTCCTCTCTCACCTCTCCGCACCGAACACCCTTCCCCTCCAGCGCCCGAATCTCCGCCGGCAGATCGTGGCACATCAGGTACAGCTCGTGCCTCCCATTCGCCTCCGCCGGATGCACCGCAACCTCCGCCGGTGGCAGCGCCAGGATCAGCCATCCGTGCCCCGCGTCGACCGCCGCAAATCCCAGTACATCTCGCAGAAACGCCCGGTCCGCCTCCGCATCCCTGCTGTAAACCACCACGTGCGCTCCGAAGACCATGCTTCCCGCGCCTCCCTCGCGCGCGGACCCCACTCCTACACACGAAATCCTGCGCTGAAAATCGCCTCCTCCGCAAGCAGAAAGGGCGGCAGCCGAAGCCACCGCCCTCTCAGGTTGATCGGCCTTCCTCTTAGAACGAGAGGCGCGCCGAGATCTGGATCTCGCGCGGCGTAAACGTAAAGCCGCTCGAGTTGATGCTGGTCGGAACACCAAACGTCGTCGGCTGATAAGCCGCCGTGCTGGTCAGCGCCCCGGTGTCGTTGAAGATGTACGCCGTGCTGCCGATTCCGCCGACGTTCTCATGGTTGGCCACGTTGAACAAGTCCGCGCGAAGCTGCAGGCTGTAACGCTCCGTGAACGGAATCCCCTTCACCACACGGATGTCATCCACGATCGGCCGCTTGTTCTTCAACGTATTGCGTCCAATGCCGAACCCCGGCAAAACATTGCTGGGAATGAACGACTGTCCTCCCGCCCCATTCAGACTGCCCGAGAGAATCGCGTTATTCGAGTTGTAGCCGCTCAGCGAGACCGAGTACGGCAGACCGCTCTGCATCTGGAAGTCGTCGTTGATCGACCACTGATTTGCAATGTACTTCGCCCAGTTTCCACCCTTCAGGTTCGGGAAGTTGTAAAGCGCGTACGCCACAAACCGGTTCGGCACGTTGTAGTTTGAGTTCCCGTAGTTGGTCCGCATCGACCCATACGGATCGTAGACGTCGTTGCCACCACCCTGCGTCAGCGCGTTCTGGGCATAATCCAGAGCGTGCGACCAGGTGTAGTTTGCATCCGCCTCCAACCCATGCAGGTTGCGCGTCTTCACTTCCCATACCAGCGCGTTGTAGCTCGAGTTCACGTTGCTCACTGCTTCCGTGATCGCCTGGAACTTCGTCGCCTGCGGTCCAAACAGCGCCGTGTTTCCAT
This genomic interval from Acidobacteriaceae bacterium contains the following:
- the rplU gene encoding 50S ribosomal protein L21; the encoded protein is MYAVIRTGGKQYRVAPGDTLRIEKSEHNGTLEFSDVLAVSGEEGKFEQELGGAKVLAEVVGEGRGEKILVFHYKRKKQYKKLQGHRQSFVEVKINEIQVNGKSFKAEK
- a CDS encoding extradiol dioxygenase; the protein is MGSAREGGAGSMVFGAHVVVYSRDAEADRAFLRDVLGFAAVDAGHGWLILALPPAEVAVHPAEANGRHELYLMCHDLPAEIRALEGKGVRCGEVREERWGSVTSVPLPGGGELGMYQPRHATAVGRGGS